A stretch of Endozoicomonas sp. SCSIO W0465 DNA encodes these proteins:
- a CDS encoding IS1595 family transposase, producing the protein MCKNTIQFQKGLGIMQFLANYGSEEQCENALSSWRWPDGFQCPKCGSRSFCKLHRKAEFQCNCCRCQTSLTSNTIFDSTKLPLATWFLGIYLVTQNKAGISCLTLHRQLGISYNAALRMKHKLMQVMMERDNSWQLSGFVQIDDAYWGGERHGGRRGRGSENKAPFVAAVQTDADNHPIYMKFNAVDNFRRKTIQEWAEHALKKGVRAVSDGLSCFRGIEDAGCQHTAIITGGGHASMENELFTWVNTMLGNVKTAITGTYHKLDPKHLGRYLSEFNYRFNRRFDMPSMISRLGRAAVNTAPMPDRLLKLPDVQWKPG; encoded by the coding sequence ATGTGTAAAAACACCATTCAGTTCCAAAAAGGCCTTGGCATTATGCAATTTCTGGCTAATTACGGCAGTGAAGAGCAGTGTGAGAACGCGCTGTCCTCTTGGCGCTGGCCAGATGGCTTCCAATGCCCGAAGTGTGGCTCCCGCAGTTTCTGCAAGCTTCACCGGAAAGCTGAATTCCAGTGCAATTGCTGCCGTTGCCAAACCTCGCTTACCAGTAACACTATCTTTGACTCAACAAAGCTGCCTCTAGCTACCTGGTTTCTGGGTATCTATCTCGTCACCCAGAATAAAGCGGGGATTTCTTGCCTGACGCTTCATCGACAACTTGGCATTTCCTACAATGCCGCATTGCGCATGAAACACAAACTCATGCAGGTCATGATGGAAAGAGATAACAGCTGGCAGTTGAGTGGTTTTGTTCAGATTGATGACGCCTATTGGGGCGGAGAGCGCCACGGAGGCCGCCGGGGCAGAGGCTCAGAGAACAAAGCCCCCTTCGTGGCCGCAGTTCAGACAGATGCTGATAACCACCCTATCTACATGAAGTTCAATGCCGTTGATAACTTCCGGCGAAAAACCATTCAGGAGTGGGCAGAACATGCCCTGAAAAAGGGTGTCCGGGCCGTCAGCGATGGCTTGTCCTGTTTCCGGGGTATTGAAGATGCCGGATGCCAGCACACAGCCATCATTACCGGTGGTGGGCATGCATCCATGGAGAATGAGTTGTTCACCTGGGTAAATACCATGCTGGGAAACGTGAAAACAGCGATTACCGGTACTTACCATAAGCTCGACCCCAAGCATCTGGGCCGTTATCTATCAGAGTTCAACTATCGGTTTAACCGGCGTTTTGATATGCCTTCAATGATCTCAAGGCTAGGTCGGGCTGCAGTCAATACAGCACCGATGCCGGATCGACTTCTCAAACTGCCAGACGTCCAGTGGAAACCGGGTTAG
- the cas6f gene encoding type I-F CRISPR-associated endoribonuclease Cas6/Csy4 codes for MIKEVGWLMKKSYYFELFQPESLDELETFHQDTFRLIHNHSEPYNDPISNARYRSWVGLSYPKFGRIDQYYPQEFCSDHSLILYVAIKHPSLFVGDVVHCVSTKYECLEMLLKSEEVKEMVENGVAIGTISEVPTDCQKTRNNRDRRPERRSKRYIMKKNKRRQGKFNLGKESVQYSPTPIMEPLPRFANLSNSNKDQRPIHINQIVTDSSQGGWYSVYGLSKHGSTVPKIPVDITIFSGDKKVRG; via the coding sequence GTGATTAAAGAGGTGGGATGGTTGATGAAAAAGAGCTACTATTTTGAGCTTTTCCAGCCTGAATCACTGGATGAGCTGGAAACGTTTCATCAAGATACCTTCAGGCTTATTCATAATCATTCTGAGCCCTATAATGATCCAATTAGTAATGCGCGTTATCGTTCCTGGGTTGGGCTTTCGTACCCCAAGTTTGGCCGGATTGATCAATATTACCCTCAAGAATTTTGTTCTGATCATTCGTTGATTCTTTATGTTGCCATTAAACATCCAAGCTTGTTTGTTGGTGATGTTGTGCATTGTGTTTCTACAAAGTATGAATGTCTAGAGATGCTCTTAAAATCGGAAGAAGTAAAGGAGATGGTTGAGAATGGGGTTGCTATCGGTACTATTAGTGAAGTACCCACTGACTGCCAAAAAACCCGGAACAACAGAGATCGACGACCTGAGAGAAGGTCAAAGCGATACATTATGAAGAAGAACAAGAGGAGGCAGGGAAAATTCAATCTGGGCAAGGAGTCAGTTCAATATAGTCCGACACCAATTATGGAACCACTGCCCCGTTTTGCAAACCTCAGTAATAGTAATAAGGATCAGAGACCCATTCATATTAATCAAATAGTAACAGACTCCAGTCAAGGTGGCTGGTACAGCGTGTATGGTCTTTCCAAGCATGGTTCAACCGTGCCCAAAATTCCTGTAGATATTACCATTTTTTCGGGTGATAAAAAGGTTAGGGGATAA